A window of the Capricornis sumatraensis isolate serow.1 chromosome 9, serow.2, whole genome shotgun sequence genome harbors these coding sequences:
- the BSG gene encoding basigin — protein MAAGQIAVLGLVLLSAQGGFGAGSRIWTNIDNDGSKTRLTCALNHSATEIVGHRWVKGGKVLKEDALPDLKTEYEVDSEDRSGQYSCIFLPEHAGRTDLEVRGPPSIKAVKKSEHATEGETVILVCKSDSFPPVINWLWYKESESGDQVITNSTQSKFFVVSSESRTELHIPNVDLKEDPGKYVCNGTSLEGTSQAAITLRVRNRFAALWPFLGIVAEVLVLVTIIFIYEKRRKPDEVLDDEDIGSAPLKSSGNPLNDKDKNVRLRNSS, from the exons GGAGCAGGATCTGGACTAACATAGACAATGACGGCTCCAAAACGCGGCTCACCTGTGCCTTGAATCACAGTGCCACTGAGATTGTGGGTCACCGCTGGGTGAAGGGTGGTAAGGTGCTGAAAGAGGACGCCCTGCCTGACCTGAAGACGGAGTATGA GGTGGACTCGGAAGACCGCTCAGGCCAGTACTCCTGCATCTTCCTTCCGGAGCACGCGGGCCGCACCGATCTGGAAGTGAGGG GACCCCCCAGCATCAAGGCTGTGAAGAAGTCAGAGCACGCCACAGAGGGGGAGACTGTGATCCTGGTCTGCAAATCGGACTCCTTCCCGCCGGTCATCAACTGGCTGTGGTACAAGGAGAGCGAGTCTGGGGACCAGGTCATCACCAACAGCACCCAGAGCAAGTTCTTCGTGGTCTCCTCGGAGAGCCGCACAGAGCTGCACATCCCCAACGTGGACCTGAAGGAGGACCCCGGCAAGTACGTGTGCAACGGCACCAGCTTGGAGGGCACCAGCCAGGCGGCCATCACGTTGCGCGTGCGCAACCGCTTCGCTGCCCTTTGGCCCTTCCTGGGCATCGTGGCCGAGGTGCTTGTGCTGGTCACCATCATCTTCATCTATGAGAAGAGGCGGAAGCCAGACGAGGTCCTGGATG ATGAAGACATAGGCTCTGCGCCACT GAAGAGCAGTGGGAACCCCTTGAATGACAAAGACAAGAATGTTCGCCTGAGGAACTCCAGCTGA